A region of Reichenbachiella carrageenanivorans DNA encodes the following proteins:
- the dnaE gene encoding DNA polymerase III subunit alpha: MYLIFDTETTGLPKNYNAPLEDLDNWPRLVQLAWQVHANDGSLISDKNYIIKPEGYTIPFNAQKIHGISTKRAEEEGHDLNEVLSIFSEDLTKIKAVIGHNVEFDLNIVGAEYLRKERNNDLSTVDAIDTKDESTEFVAIPGRGGKFKWPTLTELHTKLFGVGFDDAHDAAYDVDATAKCFFGLVTEGVIAPLDDTTKEDIKYEAPDLAAANFAVKDKKQGIDIDLDAAKEITSPYCHLHVHSQFSVLQATPKIKPLIAKAKELGMPAVGLTDLGNMYGGYHFVEGAIKEGIKPILGQEFFISEERQTLKFTKDSPDRMTRIVLMAKNKKGYHNLAKLSSLGHMEGLYGFYPRIDKELIKQYKDDLICLTGGLMCEVPSLALNQGEEQAEKALLWWKELFGADLYIELNRHGLDEENHLNDILQGFAKKHDIKLIASNHVHYLDKHESKAHDVLLCIKDGKSINDEVGRGRAYRDALPNDQYYFKTQEEMKALFADIPEAIENIQGLIDSVEEYRLSRDVLLPAFDIPNEFKDAKDEEDGGKRGENNFLRHLTYEGAKKRYGEITDEITERLDFELKTIENSGYPGYFLIVQDFTTKSREMGVSVGPGRGSAAGSAVAYCIGITNVDPIAYDLLFERFLNPDRVSLPDIDIDFDDEGRDKVIQYVIDKYGKTQVAQIITYGTMAAKSSIRDSGRVMELPLSETDSIAKLIPERPGISLDKAFKEVKELQSMETGHGLKSEVIQQARVLEGSVRNTGIHACGVIITPSDITLHVPVGVAKDSDLLVTQFDNSVVESAGMLKMDFLGLKTLSIIKTACANVKKRHGIEIIPDDIPLDDKKTYELYQRGETNGTFQFESPGMQKHLRSLKPDRFEDLIAMNALYRPGPMEYIPNFIARKMGTEEIVYDLEGMEEYLAETYGITVYQEQVMRLSQKLAGFTKGEADMLRKAMGKKIQAILDQLKPKFVEGCLERGHEEKMIQKVWKDWEAFAAYAFNKSHSTCYSVVAYHTAYLKAHYPAEYMAAVLTHNQNNIEKVSFFMEECRVRKIPVLGPDVNESGVFFQVNTEGQIRFGMGAIKGAGEAAALSIIEEREANGKFKDFFDFVTRINLRSVNKKTLEALAQSGGFDCFESYHRRQYLITDDGEPSLIEKAVKYANKMEQEEASAQASLFGGESGVSVPTPTVSAVEPFSELEKLRIEKEVVGLYISGHPLDQFKFEIEQFCNTTIKELNGDLAELQKKGSIKIGGQVSAVGHRVTKTGKPFGTITLEDFTDSFTFFLFSDDYIKFKEYFETGWFLYFQCGVQNRWKGEELELKVKSMHLLTEIRDEKTKGLNLRINLKDVNENLIVEIKKLTTQYAGNSLLKLDIVDEEANMQVNLLSRKVKIEPNNGLLEKLEAMDEVQYKVIA, encoded by the coding sequence ATGTACCTGATATTTGATACTGAGACCACTGGCTTACCCAAAAACTACAATGCACCTTTAGAGGACTTAGATAACTGGCCTCGATTGGTACAACTGGCCTGGCAAGTACATGCAAATGACGGTTCGCTCATCAGCGACAAAAACTACATCATCAAGCCAGAGGGATACACCATTCCCTTCAATGCGCAAAAAATTCACGGTATCTCTACCAAAAGAGCCGAAGAAGAAGGGCATGATCTAAATGAAGTCCTCAGCATCTTCTCCGAAGACCTGACGAAAATCAAAGCAGTAATTGGGCACAATGTAGAGTTTGACCTCAACATCGTGGGCGCAGAATACCTGCGTAAGGAAAGGAACAATGACTTATCTACTGTAGACGCTATCGACACCAAAGATGAGTCTACAGAATTTGTAGCCATCCCCGGCCGAGGTGGCAAATTCAAATGGCCTACCCTCACCGAGCTACATACCAAACTCTTTGGGGTAGGCTTCGACGATGCGCACGATGCCGCCTACGATGTAGATGCTACCGCCAAGTGTTTCTTTGGGCTAGTGACCGAAGGCGTGATCGCGCCATTGGACGATACGACCAAGGAGGATATCAAATATGAGGCACCAGACTTAGCTGCCGCCAACTTTGCCGTAAAGGACAAAAAACAAGGCATAGACATCGACCTAGATGCCGCCAAAGAAATCACGTCTCCTTACTGCCACCTCCATGTTCATTCGCAGTTTTCGGTCTTGCAGGCCACCCCAAAGATCAAACCACTCATTGCCAAAGCCAAAGAGCTGGGCATGCCCGCAGTAGGGCTCACAGACTTGGGCAACATGTATGGTGGTTATCACTTTGTAGAAGGAGCCATCAAAGAAGGTATCAAACCTATTCTTGGCCAGGAATTTTTTATTTCAGAAGAGCGTCAAACACTCAAATTCACCAAGGACAGTCCTGATCGAATGACCAGAATTGTACTCATGGCAAAAAACAAAAAAGGCTATCACAACCTAGCCAAACTTTCCTCTCTAGGACACATGGAAGGCCTCTATGGCTTCTATCCTCGGATTGACAAAGAACTAATCAAGCAATACAAAGATGACTTGATTTGCCTCACTGGCGGATTGATGTGTGAAGTCCCTTCTCTAGCATTGAACCAAGGAGAAGAACAAGCAGAAAAGGCTCTTTTATGGTGGAAAGAGCTATTCGGTGCGGATCTATATATCGAGCTCAATAGACACGGTCTCGATGAGGAAAACCACCTCAATGATATTCTCCAAGGGTTTGCGAAGAAGCATGACATCAAACTCATTGCCTCTAATCATGTACACTATCTGGACAAGCATGAATCCAAAGCACACGACGTGCTACTCTGCATCAAAGATGGAAAGAGTATCAATGACGAAGTAGGCAGAGGACGAGCTTATAGAGATGCCCTGCCCAACGACCAGTATTATTTCAAAACCCAAGAGGAAATGAAAGCCCTCTTTGCAGATATCCCTGAAGCAATTGAGAATATCCAAGGACTTATTGATTCGGTAGAAGAATATCGATTGTCTAGAGATGTATTATTGCCTGCCTTCGATATCCCTAACGAATTTAAAGACGCCAAAGATGAAGAAGATGGAGGCAAACGAGGCGAGAACAATTTTCTTCGCCACCTCACCTACGAGGGTGCCAAAAAGCGCTATGGTGAAATCACAGATGAAATTACAGAAAGACTTGATTTTGAACTAAAAACCATTGAAAACTCTGGTTATCCAGGCTATTTCTTAATTGTGCAGGATTTTACCACCAAATCGAGAGAGATGGGTGTATCCGTAGGTCCTGGTCGTGGATCGGCTGCAGGATCGGCTGTTGCCTACTGTATCGGCATCACCAATGTAGATCCGATCGCTTACGATCTACTTTTTGAGCGTTTTCTAAATCCTGACCGTGTATCACTACCCGATATTGATATTGACTTTGACGACGAAGGACGCGACAAAGTCATCCAATACGTGATCGATAAATATGGCAAAACACAAGTCGCACAAATCATCACCTACGGCACCATGGCTGCCAAATCCTCCATTCGTGATTCTGGTCGTGTGATGGAGCTGCCCTTATCTGAAACGGATTCTATTGCCAAGCTCATTCCCGAAAGGCCTGGAATCAGCTTAGACAAGGCCTTTAAAGAAGTGAAAGAACTCCAATCCATGGAAACAGGTCATGGATTGAAATCTGAAGTGATACAGCAAGCAAGGGTACTCGAAGGATCTGTGAGAAATACAGGTATTCATGCCTGTGGGGTTATCATCACGCCAAGCGACATTACACTACACGTGCCTGTAGGTGTAGCCAAAGATTCAGATCTGCTTGTCACTCAATTCGACAACAGTGTAGTCGAAAGTGCGGGCATGTTGAAGATGGACTTTTTGGGACTCAAAACCCTATCGATCATCAAGACAGCTTGCGCCAACGTGAAAAAACGACATGGTATAGAGATCATTCCCGACGACATTCCGCTCGACGACAAAAAAACTTACGAACTGTACCAGCGTGGCGAGACCAACGGTACGTTTCAGTTTGAGTCGCCCGGCATGCAGAAGCATTTGCGCTCGCTGAAGCCGGATAGATTCGAGGATTTGATCGCAATGAACGCACTCTATCGACCAGGACCAATGGAGTACATCCCTAACTTTATTGCCAGAAAAATGGGCACTGAGGAGATCGTCTATGACCTCGAAGGGATGGAAGAATACTTAGCCGAGACTTATGGCATTACCGTCTATCAGGAGCAAGTAATGCGACTTTCTCAGAAGCTAGCTGGATTTACCAAAGGTGAAGCCGACATGCTTAGAAAAGCGATGGGTAAGAAGATCCAGGCCATCCTAGATCAGCTAAAACCCAAGTTTGTAGAGGGGTGTCTCGAACGCGGACACGAGGAGAAAATGATACAGAAGGTTTGGAAAGACTGGGAAGCTTTTGCTGCCTATGCCTTCAACAAGTCTCACTCAACTTGCTACTCGGTAGTGGCCTACCATACCGCATACCTCAAAGCCCACTACCCTGCCGAATACATGGCAGCCGTACTCACGCACAACCAAAACAACATAGAGAAAGTCAGCTTCTTTATGGAGGAATGTCGGGTACGTAAAATACCAGTACTTGGCCCTGACGTAAACGAATCAGGTGTTTTTTTTCAAGTCAACACTGAAGGGCAGATTAGATTTGGCATGGGAGCCATCAAAGGTGCAGGTGAGGCAGCCGCCCTCTCGATCATTGAAGAACGAGAAGCCAATGGGAAATTTAAAGACTTCTTTGATTTCGTTACTCGAATCAATCTACGCTCTGTAAATAAGAAAACGCTCGAGGCGCTAGCGCAATCAGGAGGATTTGACTGCTTTGAAAGCTACCATAGACGCCAATATCTGATCACTGACGACGGCGAACCTAGCCTGATCGAAAAAGCCGTTAAGTATGCCAACAAAATGGAACAGGAAGAAGCCAGCGCACAGGCATCACTCTTCGGTGGCGAATCTGGCGTATCTGTACCTACACCTACGGTGTCAGCTGTAGAGCCATTTAGTGAGTTAGAAAAACTAAGGATCGAAAAAGAAGTAGTCGGGCTATACATCTCTGGCCATCCATTGGATCAGTTCAAGTTTGAAATTGAACAATTTTGCAACACCACCATCAAAGAGCTCAACGGCGATCTGGCTGAATTACAAAAGAAAGGCAGTATCAAAATAGGCGGGCAAGTCTCAGCTGTCGGTCATCGTGTAACTAAGACAGGCAAACCCTTTGGCACCATTACTTTGGAGGATTTTACAGATTCTTTTACTTTTTTCTTGTTTTCAGACGATTACATCAAATTCAAAGAATATTTCGAAACAGGTTGGTTCCTTTATTTTCAATGTGGCGTACAAAACCGCTGGAAAGGTGAAGAACTAGAGCTGAAAGTAAAATCCATGCACCTGCTCACTGAAATCAGAGATGAAAAAACTAAGGGTTTGAACTTAAGAATCAATCTCAAAGACGTAAATGAAAACCTAATCGTTGAAATCAAAAAACTAACCACCCAATATGCAGGCAATAGCTTGCTCAAGCTTGACATCGTAGATGAGGAAGCCAATATGCAAGTAAACTTACTCTCCAGAAAAGTAAAGATTGAGCCCAACAATGGTCTACTAGAAAAATTGGAAG
- a CDS encoding glycosyltransferase family 2 protein translates to MMNLSVILPYYNAAHTLKEATQSILNQTYSDFELLLIDNNSTDHSTEIAKQLASSDPRIKLLTEPCQGVVFAANTGMAAAIGKYIARMDADDVAHPERLERQFNHLESNLSLSISATQVKYQSEKDTPDDFEHFVQWSNSLISWDNIYHNRFVEFPIVNPTLMFRKSILDEVGYLREGNFPEDYEWFLRTTSKNHKIEKLPLPLLDWHDSPHRLTRTDDRYDTDAFFNIKTKYLAQHLISINQEEVWIWGAGKLGFKRSQLLLQEGITIAGYIDIKKTKQLAHYPCVHFEQISLSDQPFILSYITNRGRRDEVRSFLNTKKYTEGENYIIAG, encoded by the coding sequence ATGATGAATCTATCCGTCATCCTACCCTACTACAACGCCGCACACACGCTAAAGGAAGCCACCCAAAGCATCCTCAATCAAACCTACTCAGACTTCGAGCTGCTTCTGATCGACAACAACTCGACCGACCACAGCACTGAAATCGCCAAACAATTAGCCAGCAGCGACCCGAGAATCAAACTACTTACTGAACCATGCCAAGGCGTAGTCTTCGCTGCCAACACAGGCATGGCAGCCGCCATTGGCAAATACATCGCCCGCATGGATGCCGATGATGTCGCTCACCCAGAAAGACTCGAAAGACAATTTAACCACCTTGAATCCAATCTTTCCCTCTCCATCTCCGCCACACAAGTCAAATACCAATCAGAAAAAGATACACCAGATGACTTTGAGCACTTCGTACAATGGAGCAATAGCCTAATCTCATGGGACAATATTTACCACAATCGATTCGTAGAATTTCCTATAGTCAACCCTACGCTTATGTTTAGAAAATCTATTCTCGATGAGGTTGGCTATCTAAGAGAAGGAAACTTTCCTGAAGATTACGAGTGGTTTCTCCGCACTACCTCTAAAAATCACAAAATCGAAAAATTGCCCCTCCCCCTACTCGATTGGCACGACAGCCCACATCGACTCACTCGCACCGATGACCGCTACGATACAGATGCCTTTTTCAACATCAAAACTAAGTACTTGGCTCAACATCTGATAAGCATCAATCAAGAAGAAGTTTGGATCTGGGGTGCTGGCAAGCTAGGCTTCAAAAGAAGCCAACTCCTCCTTCAAGAAGGAATAACAATAGCAGGCTACATCGACATCAAAAAGACCAAACAACTGGCGCACTATCCCTGCGTGCATTTTGAGCAAATCTCCCTGTCTGATCAGCCGTTCATCCTTAGTTACATTACCAACAGAGGTCGGCGAGATGAAGTGAGAAGTTTCCTTAATACCAAAAAGTATACAGAAGGTGAAAATTATATCATAGCAGGTTAA
- a CDS encoding succinate dehydrogenase/fumarate reductase iron-sulfur subunit, whose product MNLKLKIWRQKNAEDKGAFESYDVSDVSPDMSFLEMLDVLNENLSREGKDPVHFDHDCREGICGMCSLYINGKPHGPKDAVTTCQLHMRSFKDGDIIVIEPWRASAFPVHKDLVVDRSSFDRIIQAGGYVNVNTGGVPDANEIAIPKVIADEAMDAAQCIGCGACVAACKNASAMLFTAAKVSQLALLPQGQVERHSRVEAMVAQMEEEGFGNCTNTQACEAVCPKEISVTHIARLNREYLAAKASSDNI is encoded by the coding sequence ATGAATCTGAAATTAAAAATCTGGAGACAGAAAAACGCTGAAGATAAAGGTGCATTCGAATCATACGATGTTTCGGACGTGTCCCCTGACATGTCATTTCTTGAAATGCTTGACGTGTTGAACGAAAACCTTTCTAGAGAAGGAAAGGATCCTGTACACTTTGATCATGATTGTAGAGAAGGCATATGCGGTATGTGTTCACTATACATCAATGGAAAACCTCACGGCCCTAAAGATGCCGTAACCACTTGTCAGCTTCACATGAGAAGCTTCAAGGATGGTGATATCATCGTGATCGAACCATGGAGAGCCTCTGCCTTCCCTGTGCACAAGGATTTGGTGGTAGACCGCAGTTCATTCGACAGAATCATCCAAGCGGGTGGTTATGTAAATGTAAATACAGGTGGCGTGCCTGATGCCAACGAAATCGCGATTCCTAAAGTGATCGCCGATGAAGCCATGGATGCCGCACAGTGTATCGGATGTGGCGCTTGTGTAGCCGCTTGCAAAAACGCATCTGCGATGCTGTTTACGGCAGCCAAAGTTTCTCAACTGGCTTTATTGCCACAAGGACAAGTAGAAAGGCATTCAAGAGTAGAAGCCATGGTAGCTCAGATGGAAGAAGAAGGTTTTGGCAACTGTACCAATACCCAAGCTTGTGAGGCCGTTTGTCCTAAAGAGATCAGCGTGACTCACATTGCAAGGTTGAATAGAGAATATCTAGCAGCTAAGGCTTCGTCGGATAACATCTAA
- a CDS encoding fumarate reductase/succinate dehydrogenase flavoprotein subunit, translated as MALDSKIPEGPLAEKWTKHKFKSKLVNPANKRKYDVIVVGTGLAGAAAAASFGELGYNVKSFCFQDSPRRAHSIAAQGGINAAKNYQNDGDSVFRLFYDTIKGGDYRGREANIHRLAEVSVNIIDQCVAQGVPFAREYGGTLSNRSFGGAQVSRTFYARGQTGQQLLLGAYSALSRQVASGKVQLHARTEMLDVVIVNGQARGIVTRNLITGKIESHSAHAVVLATGGYGNVFFLSTNAMGSNVTAAWRAHKKGAFFGNPCYTQIHPTCIPVSGDHQSKLTLMSESLRNDGRIWVPKTAVKGLKAADAAKITEEDRDYYLERKYPAFGNLVPRDVASRNAKQMCDEGRGVGPSGLAVFLDFKDAIKRDGLETIKGKYGNLFDMYEQITGDNPYEMPMMIYPAVHYTMGGLWVDYNLMTTVPGLYAAGEANFSDHGANRLGASALMQGLADGYFVLPYTIGDYLADMPYDKISTDHEEFQKAETAVKERINTLLNINGDKTVDDFHKELGHIMWEYCGMARNEEGLKIAKEKIKALKKEFWSNVKVLGENEEMNMSLEKANRVADFIELGELMIDDAQNRKESCGGHFREESQTPEGEALRIDDEFSYVAAWEYKGEDQEEELHKEQLEFENVKLTQRSYK; from the coding sequence ATGGCTTTAGATTCCAAAATACCTGAAGGACCGTTAGCTGAGAAGTGGACCAAGCACAAATTCAAAAGCAAGCTGGTCAACCCTGCCAACAAAAGAAAATATGACGTAATCGTAGTAGGTACTGGACTAGCTGGTGCCGCCGCTGCTGCCTCTTTTGGTGAGCTCGGCTACAACGTCAAGTCCTTCTGTTTTCAAGATAGCCCAAGACGGGCACACAGTATTGCCGCTCAGGGCGGTATCAATGCTGCAAAAAATTATCAAAACGATGGTGATTCAGTATTCAGACTATTCTATGACACCATCAAAGGTGGTGACTATAGAGGTCGGGAAGCCAACATTCACCGTCTGGCTGAAGTATCGGTCAACATCATAGATCAATGCGTAGCACAAGGCGTACCTTTCGCTAGAGAATATGGAGGCACCTTGTCCAACCGATCTTTTGGTGGTGCACAAGTCTCTCGTACATTCTATGCAAGAGGCCAAACAGGACAGCAATTACTACTCGGTGCTTATAGTGCACTCAGCAGACAAGTAGCATCTGGCAAAGTACAGCTACATGCCAGAACAGAGATGTTGGACGTAGTGATTGTAAATGGCCAGGCCAGAGGTATCGTTACTAGAAACCTGATTACAGGCAAAATCGAATCACACAGCGCCCATGCCGTGGTATTAGCCACAGGTGGGTACGGCAACGTATTCTTCCTATCTACCAATGCCATGGGATCTAACGTGACCGCTGCCTGGAGAGCGCACAAAAAAGGCGCATTCTTTGGCAACCCATGCTACACCCAGATCCACCCTACTTGTATTCCTGTATCAGGCGATCATCAGTCTAAGTTGACCTTGATGTCTGAATCTCTAAGAAACGACGGAAGAATCTGGGTACCTAAGACAGCCGTAAAGGGATTGAAAGCAGCAGACGCAGCTAAGATCACCGAAGAAGACAGAGATTACTACCTAGAAAGGAAATACCCTGCCTTTGGCAACTTGGTACCACGAGATGTGGCTTCGAGAAATGCCAAGCAAATGTGCGATGAAGGCCGTGGCGTAGGCCCTAGCGGACTCGCAGTATTCCTAGACTTCAAAGACGCAATCAAAAGAGATGGTTTAGAAACCATCAAAGGAAAATATGGCAACCTGTTCGATATGTACGAACAGATCACAGGTGACAACCCATACGAAATGCCGATGATGATCTACCCTGCGGTACACTATACCATGGGCGGACTTTGGGTAGATTACAACCTGATGACTACCGTTCCGGGATTATACGCTGCTGGTGAAGCCAACTTCTCAGACCACGGCGCCAATAGACTAGGCGCGAGTGCTTTGATGCAAGGATTGGCGGATGGCTACTTCGTATTGCCATATACTATTGGTGATTATCTGGCAGACATGCCATATGACAAGATCTCTACGGATCACGAAGAATTCCAAAAAGCAGAGACTGCCGTCAAAGAAAGGATCAACACCCTGCTCAACATCAATGGAGACAAGACGGTAGATGATTTCCATAAGGAACTGGGCCACATCATGTGGGAATACTGTGGGATGGCACGAAACGAAGAAGGTTTGAAAATTGCTAAAGAAAAGATCAAAGCGCTCAAAAAAGAGTTTTGGAGCAATGTGAAAGTGCTTGGCGAAAACGAAGAAATGAATATGTCTTTGGAGAAAGCAAATCGAGTAGCTGATTTCATTGAACTAGGAGAATTGATGATCGACGATGCTCAGAACCGTAAGGAATCTTGTGGTGGTCACTTCCGTGAAGAGTCACAAACCCCTGAAGGAGAAGCACTCAGAATTGACGATGAGTTCTCTTATGTAGCCGCTTGGGAATACAAAGGCGAAGACCAAGAAGAAGAACTACACAAAGAGCAACTCGAATTCGAAAATGTGAAATTGACTCAAAGAAGCTATAAATAA
- a CDS encoding succinate dehydrogenase cytochrome b subunit: protein MSWFTKTLSGSVGKKLLMALTGLFLILFLVIHLAGNLQLLFNDGGKAFNIYATSMAHNPFIKVVSYGNFFFIIVHIIDGIILTMKNKAARNVRYKVPTKDSKSSWASKNMALLGIITLIFIIAHLKGFWFEFKFGAIPFTTYDGVEYKDVYQIVAATYAQPLFAGFYVICMIFLGLHLSHGFSSAFQSMGLNHKKYTPFITKLGLLYSILIPLGFASIPIIMFLRG, encoded by the coding sequence ATGAGTTGGTTTACAAAAACACTTTCAGGCAGCGTCGGCAAAAAACTCTTGATGGCACTGACTGGGCTATTTCTAATTTTATTTCTAGTCATACACTTGGCTGGAAACCTACAGCTACTTTTTAATGATGGCGGTAAGGCGTTTAATATCTACGCGACGAGCATGGCTCACAACCCCTTCATTAAGGTCGTTTCTTATGGCAACTTCTTCTTTATCATAGTGCACATCATCGATGGCATTATACTTACGATGAAGAACAAAGCCGCTAGAAATGTAAGATACAAAGTACCTACCAAAGACTCTAAGAGTAGTTGGGCATCCAAAAACATGGCATTGCTAGGGATCATTACTCTGATCTTTATCATCGCTCACCTCAAAGGATTTTGGTTTGAATTCAAATTCGGAGCCATCCCATTTACTACCTATGACGGCGTAGAATACAAAGACGTATATCAGATCGTAGCCGCTACTTACGCGCAGCCACTATTTGCTGGTTTTTATGTGATCTGTATGATCTTCTTAGGCTTGCACCTTTCGCATGGCTTCTCTAGTGCTTTTCAGTCCATGGGGCTTAATCACAAAAAGTACACTCCTTTCATCACGAAGCTTGGTTTGCTTTACTCTATCCTGATTCCATTAGGATTTGCGAGCATTCCGATCATCATGTTTTTAAGAGGATAA
- a CDS encoding gliding motility-associated C-terminal domain-containing protein, translated as MHQEAPGEYNIAFIVDEWRLKEGAWFLLGSLTRDMQIIIEDTDNERPEITPPPDLCVEAGTTINETITAMDPDGHKVKIEAFGGPFEQGENSAKITPEGVFQNSPASVSFQWNTTCESVRERPYEVQLKATDLPELGPKLVDFKTWNITVVAPAPTGLMADIQPGRTVQLDWDSYAGCIGASKMQIWRRVDSYDFLAQDCNVGLPESAGYQLIDTVAIANTSYFDDNHGMRLAPGAKYCYRIVAIFPSPAGGESYASTEVCVEMGLTAPIIIEVDVEKTKETDGQIFVKWQLPEDLDLNDYEYEIVRFTGKSGFSNPDTLQSAIQYVPPINTLSYTDTGLNTQSNAYHYVINMMLKGETTPIDWSASASSAWLEVSATTEAIILNWEAIAPWSNIVQPDVTDPVDKYYHTIYRYEDDGFINPANLTLADFDSLVSMDVTQEGLHYEDINDAADNPLNSDLVYYYYVVTRGSYGNDLIEDPIVNKSQFNSAQLDDGVAPNCAPVLTFDADFDCTTYLANQKCSFSNFFRDLNWDYDFGACDNDVKSYRIYFSEDGSEEGFGEKGQDYVAEVLGTSYTHTGLASFKGCYRITAVDKAGNEGDWDVEQTICADNCPNYVLPNAFSPDNDSQSINETFTPYNDVVNNKDVANFDYSLCPRFVEHVEFKVFDRAGGVIFDFNSATTGGEGQSVNSILINWDGATNTGRELPAGVYFYGADVTFDLLDQEDNKKTFKGWIQILK; from the coding sequence ATGCACCAGGAAGCGCCTGGGGAATACAATATTGCTTTTATAGTAGATGAATGGCGATTAAAAGAAGGCGCTTGGTTCTTGTTGGGTTCGCTTACGCGCGATATGCAGATCATCATAGAAGATACTGACAATGAACGGCCAGAAATAACCCCGCCACCAGATTTGTGCGTGGAGGCTGGTACGACCATCAATGAGACGATTACTGCCATGGATCCTGATGGACATAAGGTGAAAATAGAAGCTTTTGGTGGCCCATTTGAACAGGGAGAAAACAGTGCGAAAATTACTCCAGAGGGGGTGTTTCAAAATTCGCCTGCAAGTGTATCTTTTCAGTGGAATACGACCTGCGAGTCTGTGAGAGAAAGGCCATATGAAGTGCAGTTGAAAGCGACTGATCTACCTGAATTAGGGCCAAAGTTGGTGGACTTCAAAACATGGAATATAACGGTGGTGGCGCCGGCACCTACTGGCTTGATGGCTGACATACAGCCAGGTAGGACAGTACAACTGGATTGGGATTCTTATGCAGGATGTATAGGAGCGAGCAAGATGCAGATATGGCGTCGTGTAGATTCGTATGATTTTCTAGCCCAAGATTGTAATGTAGGGCTTCCCGAATCTGCTGGCTACCAGTTGATAGATACAGTAGCCATTGCAAATACCTCGTACTTTGATGACAATCATGGGATGAGGCTCGCACCAGGAGCCAAGTACTGTTATCGGATTGTAGCGATCTTTCCAAGTCCTGCTGGTGGTGAGAGTTATGCCTCCACGGAGGTTTGTGTCGAGATGGGACTCACGGCTCCAATCATCATAGAAGTGGATGTAGAAAAAACTAAAGAAACTGATGGACAGATTTTCGTGAAGTGGCAGTTGCCAGAGGATTTGGATTTGAATGACTATGAATACGAAATCGTACGATTTACGGGAAAGAGTGGGTTTAGCAATCCAGATACTTTGCAGTCGGCCATACAGTATGTTCCACCAATCAATACGCTATCTTATACCGATACAGGGCTAAACACCCAATCGAATGCTTATCATTATGTAATCAATATGATGCTAAAGGGAGAAACAACTCCTATTGATTGGTCTGCGTCAGCTTCGTCGGCATGGTTGGAGGTGAGTGCTACTACTGAGGCCATTATTTTGAACTGGGAAGCCATAGCTCCATGGTCCAACATTGTACAACCAGATGTGACTGATCCTGTCGATAAATATTATCATACCATATATAGGTATGAAGATGATGGATTTATAAATCCAGCGAATTTGACTTTGGCAGATTTCGACTCATTAGTAAGTATGGATGTGACTCAGGAGGGGTTGCATTACGAAGACATTAATGATGCAGCTGATAATCCCTTGAATTCTGATTTGGTTTACTATTATTATGTAGTGACTAGAGGGAGTTATGGTAATGATTTGATAGAAGACCCAATAGTAAACAAATCTCAGTTCAACTCAGCACAGCTCGATGATGGTGTTGCGCCTAATTGTGCCCCAGTGTTGACGTTTGATGCAGATTTCGATTGTACTACTTATTTGGCTAATCAAAAGTGCTCGTTTTCTAATTTCTTTAGAGATCTCAATTGGGATTATGATTTTGGTGCATGCGACAATGATGTAAAATCATATAGAATTTATTTTTCAGAAGATGGATCGGAGGAAGGATTTGGAGAGAAGGGGCAAGATTATGTGGCTGAAGTGCTAGGTACTTCTTACACCCATACAGGTTTGGCTTCGTTCAAGGGCTGTTATAGAATAACAGCTGTAGATAAGGCAGGCAACGAAGGTGACTGGGATGTGGAGCAGACTATTTGTGCTGATAATTGCCCAAATTATGTGTTGCCAAATGCATTCTCGCCAGACAATGATAGCCAGTCTATCAACGAAACATTTACTCCCTACAATGACGTGGTGAATAATAAAGACGTCGCCAACTTCGACTATTCCCTATGTCCACGTTTTGTGGAGCATGTCGAGTTCAAAGTTTTTGATCGTGCAGGAGGAGTCATTTTTGATTTCAATTCTGCCACTACGGGTGGAGAAGGACAAAGTGTGAATAGTATTTTGATTAATTGGGATGGTGCTACCAATACTGGACGTGAATTGCCCGCAGGCGTGTATTTTTATGGCGCAGATGTGACATTCGATTTATTGGATCAAGAAGACAACAAAAAGACATTTAAGGGATGGATACAAATACTCAAATAA